A genomic segment from Streptomyces antibioticus encodes:
- a CDS encoding ABC transporter ATP-binding protein, with protein MAGPMGRMMAGTGPDSRSLDFKVSGRRLLAQFKPERLTLYAMLVCVVLSVGLNVIGPKILGKATDLVFAGIVGREMPAGASKEQVLDSMRESGDGKVADMLRSTDFTPGRGIDFGQVGEVLLFALGVFLVAGLLMAVATRLVNRAVNRTMFRMREDVQTKLSRLPLSYFDKRQRGEVLSRATNDIDNIGQTLQQSLGQLINSLLTVIGVLAMMFWVSWLLALVALVTVPLSAVVATRVGKRSQPHFVQQWRSTGKLNAHIEEMYTGHTLVKVFGRQDESARQFAEQNDALYEAGFRAQFNSGVMQPLMMFVSNINYVLVAVVGGLRVASGSLSIGDVQAFIQYSRQFSMPLTQVASMANLVQSGVASAERIFELLDAEEQQADPVPAQRPAELRGRVALEDVSFRYDPDKPLIESLSLAVEPGHTVAIVGPTGAGKTTLVNLLMRFYDVSGGRITLDGVDIASMTRDDLRAGIGMVLQDTWLFGGTIAENIAYGAAREVSRDEIEEAARAAHADRFIRTLPDGYDTVIDDEGSGVSAGEKQLITIARAFLSDPVILVLDEATSSVDTRTEVLIQKAMAKLAHGRTSFVIAHRLSTIRDADTILVMENGSIVEQGAHGELLAAGGAYARLYQAQFAQAVAEVD; from the coding sequence ATGGCCGGGCCCATGGGGCGCATGATGGCCGGCACCGGCCCCGACAGCCGCTCGCTGGACTTCAAGGTGTCCGGCAGGAGGCTGCTCGCCCAGTTCAAGCCGGAACGGCTCACCCTCTACGCGATGCTGGTCTGCGTCGTGCTCAGCGTCGGCCTGAACGTGATCGGGCCGAAGATCCTCGGCAAGGCCACCGACCTGGTCTTCGCCGGGATCGTCGGCCGCGAGATGCCGGCCGGCGCCAGCAAGGAGCAGGTCCTCGACTCGATGCGCGAGAGCGGTGACGGCAAGGTCGCCGACATGCTCAGGAGCACCGACTTCACCCCCGGCCGGGGCATCGACTTCGGCCAGGTCGGCGAGGTCCTGCTGTTCGCGCTCGGGGTGTTCCTCGTCGCCGGTCTGCTCATGGCCGTCGCGACGCGGCTGGTCAACCGGGCCGTCAACCGCACCATGTTCCGGATGCGCGAGGACGTGCAGACGAAACTGTCGCGGCTGCCGCTGTCGTACTTCGACAAGCGCCAGCGCGGCGAGGTGCTGTCCCGGGCGACCAACGACATCGACAACATCGGGCAGACCCTCCAGCAGTCGCTGGGTCAGCTCATCAACTCGCTGCTCACCGTGATCGGCGTGCTGGCGATGATGTTCTGGGTGTCCTGGCTGCTCGCGCTGGTCGCGCTGGTGACCGTGCCGCTGTCGGCGGTCGTCGCCACCCGGGTCGGCAAGCGGTCGCAGCCGCACTTCGTGCAGCAGTGGCGCTCCACCGGCAAGCTCAACGCCCACATCGAGGAGATGTACACCGGGCACACCCTGGTGAAGGTGTTCGGCCGCCAGGACGAGTCGGCGCGGCAGTTCGCCGAGCAGAACGACGCGCTGTACGAGGCCGGGTTCCGGGCGCAGTTCAACAGCGGCGTGATGCAGCCGCTGATGATGTTCGTGTCGAACATCAACTACGTGCTGGTGGCGGTCGTCGGCGGTTTGCGGGTCGCGTCCGGCTCGCTGTCCATCGGTGACGTGCAGGCGTTCATCCAGTACTCCCGCCAGTTCTCCATGCCGCTGACGCAGGTCGCGTCGATGGCGAACCTGGTGCAGTCCGGCGTCGCCTCGGCGGAGCGGATCTTCGAACTGCTGGACGCGGAGGAGCAGCAGGCCGACCCGGTCCCGGCACAGCGCCCCGCCGAACTGCGCGGGCGGGTGGCGCTGGAGGACGTGTCCTTCCGCTACGACCCCGACAAGCCGCTGATCGAGAGCCTGTCGCTGGCCGTGGAACCGGGCCACACGGTGGCGATCGTCGGCCCCACGGGCGCCGGCAAGACCACCCTGGTCAACCTGCTGATGCGGTTCTACGACGTGTCCGGCGGCCGGATCACCCTCGACGGCGTGGACATCGCGTCGATGACCCGGGACGACCTGCGGGCCGGGATCGGCATGGTGCTCCAGGACACCTGGCTGTTCGGCGGCACCATCGCGGAGAACATCGCGTACGGCGCGGCGCGCGAGGTGAGCCGGGACGAGATCGAGGAGGCGGCGCGGGCGGCCCACGCCGACCGGTTCATTCGTACCCTGCCCGACGGCTACGACACCGTGATCGACGACGAGGGCAGCGGGGTCAGCGCCGGTGAGAAGCAGCTCATCACCATCGCGCGGGCGTTCCTGTCCGACCCGGTGATCCTGGTCCTGGACGAGGCGACCAGCTCGGTCGACACCCGTACGGAGGTGCTGATCCAGAAGGCGATGGCGAAACTCGCGCACGGCCGCACGTCGTTCGTCATCGCCCACCGGCTCTCCACGATCCGGGACGCGGACACGATCCTGGTGATGGAGAACGGTTCGATCGTGGAACAGGGCGCGCACGGGGAGCTGCTCGCGGCGGGCGGGGCGTATGCGCGCCTGTACCAGGCCCAGTTCGCCCAGGCGGTGGCCGAAGTGGACTGA
- a CDS encoding RNA polymerase sigma factor has translation MVADSARVPLLLTSAAIILEVAPVQTQTLTQTAGTAERTSGAGPADGAEPDAEPGVRVAAVPPQGRAPHHPEGDPETGPDTSGPDTELEPPAHLPAEAAEDPEPVEARPARATENGSPSSDLFRQYLREIGRIPLLTAAEEVELARRVEAGLFAEEKLGSTPDLDSQLAVDLDRLVVRGRMAKRRLIEANLRLVVSVAKRYVGRGLTMLDLVQEGNLGLIRAVEKFDYARGYKFSTYATWWIRQAMSRALADQARTIRVPVHVVELINRVVRVQRRMLQERGYEPTAEEVADQLDLAPERVGEVLRLAQEPVSLHAPVGEEDDVALGDLIEDGDAASPVESAAFLLLREHLEAVLSTLGERERKVVQLRYGLVDGRARTLEEIGRIFGVTRERIRQIESKTLNKLRDHAFADQLRGYLD, from the coding sequence CGCCCGAGTACCGCTGCTGCTCACCTCAGCAGCGATCATCCTGGAGGTCGCCCCGGTGCAGACCCAGACCCTGACCCAGACCGCCGGCACCGCCGAGCGCACGAGCGGCGCCGGCCCGGCCGACGGCGCGGAGCCCGACGCCGAGCCCGGCGTCCGGGTGGCGGCGGTGCCCCCGCAGGGCCGCGCCCCGCACCACCCGGAAGGGGACCCGGAGACCGGCCCCGACACGAGCGGCCCCGACACCGAGTTGGAGCCGCCCGCCCACCTGCCGGCGGAGGCCGCCGAGGACCCGGAGCCCGTGGAGGCGCGGCCCGCCCGCGCCACCGAGAACGGCAGCCCGTCCTCCGACCTGTTCCGCCAGTACCTGCGGGAGATCGGCCGGATCCCGCTGCTCACCGCGGCCGAGGAGGTCGAACTGGCCCGCCGGGTCGAGGCCGGCCTGTTCGCCGAGGAGAAGCTCGGCAGCACCCCCGACCTGGACAGCCAGCTCGCCGTCGACCTCGACCGCCTTGTGGTGCGGGGCCGGATGGCCAAGCGCCGCCTGATCGAGGCCAACCTGCGGCTCGTCGTCTCCGTCGCCAAGCGGTACGTCGGCCGCGGCCTGACCATGCTCGACCTGGTCCAGGAGGGCAACCTCGGGCTGATCCGCGCCGTCGAGAAGTTCGACTACGCCCGCGGCTACAAGTTCTCCACGTACGCCACCTGGTGGATCCGCCAGGCCATGTCCCGGGCGCTGGCCGACCAGGCCCGCACCATCCGCGTCCCGGTCCATGTCGTCGAGCTGATCAACCGTGTCGTCCGCGTCCAGCGCCGCATGCTCCAGGAACGCGGCTACGAACCGACCGCCGAGGAGGTCGCCGACCAGCTCGACCTGGCCCCGGAGCGCGTCGGCGAGGTGCTGCGGCTCGCCCAGGAACCGGTGTCCCTGCACGCCCCGGTGGGCGAGGAGGACGACGTGGCCCTCGGCGACCTCATCGAGGACGGCGACGCGGCGAGCCCCGTGGAGTCCGCCGCGTTCCTCCTCCTGAGGGAGCACCTGGAGGCCGTGCTCTCCACCCTCGGCGAGCGCGAGCGCAAGGTCGTCCAGCTCCGGTACGGGCTGGTCGACGGGCGCGCGCGCACGCTGGAGGAGATCGGGCGCATCTTCGGTGTGACGCGGGAGCGGATCCGGCAGATCGAGTCCAAGACGCTCAATAAGCTTCGCGATCATGCGTTTGCGGATCAGCTTCGGGGCTATCTGGATTGA